The Microcoleus sp. FACHB-672 genome window below encodes:
- a CDS encoding ABC transporter permease: MKGVVHKAGRVRRNPLREAQWWLKFELLRTLVRRELEARYKGSVLGNLWPLVTQLSQLVIYTYVFSIVLKVKLSLNGMPDNNLTFGLWLFAGLLPWTAFTGGFLQASGSVVAQPNLVKKVVFPLTLLPMVPVLSAFIESAFGLMALIVLLAMTTHSLHPTLSLLPLVWLPQLLLTAGFGYLGAAMTVFLRDIPQTASVILNFWFYFTPICYPAEIIPESWRALVFWINPMAAISEVYRDLILVGEVKHWGEWGVASVVSLIVFYGGLWTYKRLRPAFADVL, encoded by the coding sequence ATGAAAGGAGTTGTCCACAAGGCCGGCAGAGTCAGACGTAACCCGTTAAGGGAGGCTCAGTGGTGGCTGAAATTCGAGCTGTTGAGAACGCTGGTGCGGCGAGAGTTAGAGGCACGCTATAAAGGCTCAGTTTTGGGTAATTTATGGCCGTTAGTGACTCAATTATCACAATTGGTGATTTACACTTATGTCTTCTCGATTGTGTTAAAAGTCAAGCTCAGCTTGAACGGAATGCCGGATAATAATTTAACGTTTGGTTTGTGGCTGTTTGCAGGGTTGTTGCCTTGGACAGCGTTTACCGGCGGCTTTCTTCAGGCATCGGGATCGGTTGTGGCGCAGCCTAATTTGGTGAAGAAGGTGGTGTTTCCGCTGACTTTGTTGCCGATGGTGCCGGTGCTTTCAGCCTTCATTGAGAGTGCTTTTGGTTTAATGGCTTTAATTGTCTTGTTAGCCATGACAACGCACTCTCTGCACCCAACTTTATCGTTACTGCCGCTGGTTTGGTTGCCGCAATTACTGTTAACTGCCGGCTTTGGATACTTAGGGGCGGCTATGACGGTGTTTTTGCGAGATATTCCCCAAACTGCTTCAGTCATTTTAAATTTTTGGTTCTACTTTACGCCGATTTGCTATCCAGCAGAAATTATTCCGGAAAGTTGGCGGGCGTTGGTATTTTGGATTAATCCAATGGCAGCAATTTCTGAAGTTTATCGGGATTTAATATTAGTAGGGGAAGTCAAGCACTGGGGAGAATGGGGTGTGGCTTCTGTGGTTTCTTTAATTGTGTTCTATGGAGGATTATGGACGTATAAGCGGTTGCGCCCTGCTTTTGCGGATGTTCTCTAA